The window tggagtgcagtggcacaatcataactcactgtaacctcaagctcctgtgctcaagcaatcctctcgcctcagcctcccaagtagctaggactacaggcccacatcaccatacccagctaattattaaaattttttgtagactgggtgcagtggctcatgcctgtaatcccagcactttgggaggccgaggtaggtggatcacctgaggtcaggagttcgaaaccagcctggccaacatggtaaaaccctttctgtactaaaaatacaaaaaattagttgggcatgatgggcctgtgatcccagctactcaggaggctgaggcaggagaattgcttgaacctgggaggcggaggttgcagtgggctgagattgcaccattgcactccagcctgggcaacaagagtgaaactctgtctcaaaaaaaaaaataaaatttgtagagTCTGGCTATGttatctaggctggtctcaaattcctggccttgagtgatcctcccacctctgcctccgaaagtgctggaattgcaggcctgagccacggcacctggccaacagaatttattgagtaaataattcaaaattgctGCATTTGCCGTAATATtattaattgtaaaatataaatgagtCACCCAAAGCACAGTGTTATAATTCTTGAATCAGGGAAAGACCAAACTACATATTGACTTTGATATCTCAAAAGCTTGATATACCCAGGCattatgaaaaggaagaaaagtgtgGCTTTCTGggtttaatttttattgctgCAAATAGGAATAAGATCTTAAAGGTTATATGGGCAAATTATATCTGTAACTAACTACGTAtaatttgtgaattttaaaaatgttttattttaaacatttccaaaCATACATAAAAGGAAGAGTACAACAAACCCACACATACCTATCACCTAcgttaaataattattattttgtaaaatattcctaatttgttttttagttgaagtgtttttgtttctgttttttttttgagatggagttttgctcttgttgcccacgctggagtgcgatggcgctatcttgactcactgcaaactccacctcccaggtttaagtggttctccttcctcagcccccggagtagctgggattacgcaattacaggcgcccaccaccacacctggctaattttcggtattttttagtagagatgttggccaggctggtctcgaactcctgaccttacgtgatccacccaccttggcctcccaaagttctgggattacaggcgtgagccaccgcacctggcctagttgaaatattttaaagtaaatcccAGACATCATAATATTTCTCCCTTAAATATTTCCACATACAAGCTCTGAAAAAGGGAgaggccatttaaaaaatataatcgccggccaggcgcggtggctcacacctgtaatcccagcactttgggaggccaaggcgggctgatcacgaggtcaagagattgagaccatcctggccaacacggtgaaaccccctctctactaaaaatacaaaaattagctgggcatggtggcgggcgcccatggtctcagctactcgggaagctgaggcaggagaattgtttgaacctgggaggcagaggttgcagtgagccgagatatatatatattgcagttattgcagttatatatatattgcagttatatatatatataaactgcaATACTATTATCACACCTAAGAAACTTAACAATATCCCTTTAATATCATCTAATGTCTGGATCCTATTTAAGTTTCCCACTTGCCCCCAAAATGTCTTTTTACAGttgatttgtctttttgtatattcaaataaatacCCCACCTTTGGTAAGTTTTCTCAGACCCCCTTAGTTAGAATTAATCACCTGTCTTGGCAACAGATCATGCCTTGCATTAGAGTTATTTAGAGTTACTAAATTGCAAGCACCTTGAAGTAAGTGATTTGTGTCTTACTACTCTTTTTAATTCTGCTATGCCCCCATCCTCAGAATAATGCCTAGACTACTAAAAAACTGcattacattttgaaaagaaatgataCTGGCAAAGCACGGCTCTGTGTTTAAGGTCATTAATAGGCAATggctacacatttttaatttcaattttggGCTCATGAAATactaatgtaaaatttatttcttcttcttctctctctcttcgtcctgtttctctttctctctccctcccttccttccatcctaGAAAAACTTCTGTTTCTTAATAACATGaggtttttttgtagaatcttctgaCAGAAGTAGCCTTAGAAGTCTTTCATTAAAAGGCTTCTCTGATTCTAGGTAATACAAACCAAGGAGAATTAATGTTGAATTTTCTTTGAAGTATATAACGTAGATCCATCCAATTAGCAAATGTCTCTAGTTACAGTTCTGGGGTTAAACAGTAAGAACGCTTGCCAGAGTAAGGGAGTGGGAAACTACATTTATGATCAGCCTTACATAAAACAAAtctttgaggctgggcgtggtggttcacacccataatcccagcactttaggaggctgaggggggcggatcacctgaggtcaggagttcaaaactagcctggccaacgttgcaaaacctgtctctactaaaaatacaaaaattagcggggcgtggtggcacatgcctgtattcccagatgcccaggagactgaggcatgagagtcgcttTAGCCcatgaagcagaggttgcagtgagccgagatcacaccactgcactccagccagggtgacagagcgagactctggctcaaaaaacaaaacaaacaaaaaaccaaatctTTGCATATAGTAactatttgttgagtgcctactacaAGCAGGACAGaatgctttacatatattctAACATTTTTTCCAACTCTCTCCCCTGCCAGGTTtgcccccattttgcagatataTAAACTGAAACTCATGAAGGTTAAGTAGTTTACTTAAAGTCAGCTATTAATAATAAGTATAGCAGGGGCAGGCTCTGAACTCAGGTCCATTTGACTACAAAACCCAGGTTTAGAATGAAAATGGGGTTGAAACACAGCAGGGTCTAGCCAATTTCAGGGAACGTTAAGATGTTGCCTTTTAACTTTAACTTACAGCTTGAACTTCAaactgtttgttttaaaataactggtCCTTTACTTATTGCAGTATTTAACAGAGGGGTGCAGACAGAACCATGGTGTTGGGCACCAGACAGACCTGCGTTCTGATGGCATCGCCGCCACTTACCAGTGACGTGACCAGAGCCTCTCTGAGTCTTAATAAGACTTTGCACCCACCTTGCCGAGGGGAATCTggctcagtgtctggcacacacaCAGCCCCTGGCTCTGTGAAATTGTTACCATTGCAGCCGCCTGCAAACTGCAAAGTGAGGTTGCTGGCTTAGAGGAGAGTTAGGAGGGAACCCAAAGACTAAACCAGCCGGCAGGGTCGTTTGCAGAAAGACCTTCTCCTGACAGCCTCCCCAgcttattcttttgtttgttctcCCTCGACCTcgggtttttgttttattgtgtttatttgtttgtttttgtttttttgggttttttttttagcagaaaaaGTCAGGACGCCCTGGGAGTTATTCTGAAATAAActttacaatttaattttaatgatctCCATAGGTGCACAGACCACATTTTGGAGCTTTTAATGTGATTGGATTAATTCTAATTTACCCGCCTGCACCTGGGAGCCTCTCCTGGGACCCTCCGGTCTGCAGCTCATTTTTCCGGACCcccttttattgtttatttgcttatttaaatattttgttttattctattttatttaaaacagggtctcgctctgttgcccaggctggaatacagtggtgtaatcttggctcactgcgacctcaaaggcctggactcaagcgattctcctgcctcgccctcctcagtagctgggactgcaggcatgcagcaccacgcccgctaattttttttagtagagacgtggtttcgtcacgttggccaggctggactcgagtgatcctcctgcctcagcctcccaaagtgttgggattacagtcctaagccaccgcgccaggcccggATACCCTTTTAGAAGGGTTGGCTTTCCCTCAGGCCTCGGCTATCTGCGCTCCCCTCTTAGGGGGTTCCACCTCCTACTCCCCAAACCTCCAAACTCCTCACAAGCACCTAGGGGGGCCAAGAGCGACCGGGGTCGGCAGGTAAGGAAGACCGCGGCGAGCGGCAGGGGGCGCCAGCGCCCGCGTTCGGGCGCTTCACGTCAGCCGCAGAATGTCCTGCAGGGGGCGCCCGGGAGTCGCGTGCCCAACGGGGAAAGCGAGTCAGGTCCCTCGCGCTCCCCGCCCCACGCGCGTGACCAGAGCGCGCTGGCCCGGCCCACCCGGGGCGGTTGTGGTCGCTATATATAAGGTGGGGAGGCCGCCGGCCCGTTCGGTTCCGGGCGTTACCATCGTCCGTGCGCACCGCCCGGCGTCCAGGTGAGTCTCCCATCTGCAGAGACGCGGACGCGCCGGCCCGCAGTTGGCCTGCGGAGCGCGGTGGACGGTTTGGCGCCCACCAGGCGATCAATACTTTGGATTTTTAATTTCTAGATTTGGCAATTCTTCGCTGAAGTCATCATGAGCTTTTTCCAACTCCtgatgaaaaggaaggaagtaagttttaaaaacaattgaaaatcttgactaaagttttcatttttaaagatgaaaagatgGCACAGATTTtgaacaaagtataaaataaatacagttgtTTTGCTGTGTTTCAAATGTTTCATATTGAAGTGTCCAAATGTGTCCCCTCCACCTGTTATTTGTTAGCTCATTCCCTTGGTGGTGTTCATGACTGTGGCGGCGGGTGGAGCCTCATCTTTCGCTGTGTATTCTCTTTGGAAAACCGATGTGATGTAAGTAGGTCTCAATTTATAAAAACGTTTTTGGCAGTGTTTGGATGACTTTTAGTTTATGAAATGTATaagtttcctatttttttcccatGGATGAGAATGCCAAATTGTGAACTGGGAGTCAGGGTTAAAAAGCATCTTTTATCAGAAAACTCTTATGATATTGTCTACCAATGggtcagaaaatgaaaattagaaaaaaaaaagaaaaaatttaaaaaaacccatgATATTAATCAAATTAGTTTATTTCTTGTGTTTATTCTTTTACCCATTGGCCCTTCTCCACTCTCTGGCAGTGAAGtaaagcttgtttttttttttttaagttttgaaatttaAAGTTCTTCAGTGGTTTTGGGAGATATATATCATGAAAcaatcattttaattaaaattttaaattttagcttatTAGATTTTTACTAATGTGGTAGAATTGATAGATTCAGTTGTCTACGATGAACCTAATCTCAACTTTGggtagaagaaagtaaaaaacaaaaacatgtatcCTGGAATATGAGGAAAAGATAAACTTGAAACTGTTGGAGGCTGGTGCAGGGCTGGAGAGGGCAGTCCTCTAACCGCTGGCAGAGGAGCCTAGAGCCCTGGAGTTCACCACCTGCAGAGTTCAACCTGCCCCTCCCACAGACTGAGATAAGAACATTATTGCATGTCCTTGGCTTGGCAGTTTCACTCCCATGGTTATTTGGTTTGTGGGATCCTTCCCCAATGCAGCCCAATCAAGAGAATACAGACCTCCTACCCTTTAGGGGAACTGATGTTTAATGTTTGAGCCACACCATGAAACTCCCTTAGAGAATTTTCAATCAATTTTAGTTGCTACTGATGGTTCCTGATCATTAGCAGACACATGCCTTAGTATGAGACTGGTTTTGTCCCTAACATGTTTATAAACCCAGTATCAGTGTTGGTTTAAATTCACATCTTTTAATGTTTAATTGGCTTTCTTTAATTTTAGCCTTGAtcgaaaaaaaaatccagaacctTGGGAAACTGTGGACCCTACTGTACCTCAAAAGGtattgttaaattaaaaacaaatgatttatattttgccCAAACCTTAGCACCTTTGTGAGCAAAATAGATTTAGTACCTTACCCTTATTGTGTAACTTAGATCAATTGTGCCTTCATCGAGtaattaaaatgaggaaattttaAGAGCCTACTCTATGCCAGGAGCATTGTCCATCCACTCATGAGAAGCATATACACTTTTGGAACTATGGCTCACATAATACCTGGCAAACTTAAAAATCTGGataccggccaggcacggtgtctcacacctgtaatgccaacactttgggaggccgaggcgggtggatcacttgaagtcaggagttcgagaccagcttggccaacatggtgaaattccatctttactaaaaatacaaaaattagctgggtgtagtagaacgcacctgtaaacccagctactggagaggctgaggcacgaaaattgcttgaacatgggaggcggaggctgcagtgagttgcagttgtgccactgcactccagcctgggcaacacagcaagactgtcttaaaaaaaaatctggatacTGCTAAGTGAAAGTAGGGCACATGTGTTTGATCTTTCCCTCTGATCTCATAACACTTAGGAGCCCAAGGGCTTTGTAAAAAGATGGACTGATAGAAACCAGCTCACATTACTATTTTGTGCATGTTTTAGATATGGAAAGAGGTAGGTACAAACACAATGGTGATGCTTTTTCTAAAGGGGAGTGTGGACAAATCCGAAAGAGGGACATGCAAATGAAAGTCAAATTTTtaacaaaaggttttttttttttccttttttctcttcagcTTATAACAATCAACCAACAATGGAAACCCATTGAAGAGTTGCAAAATGTCCAAAGGGTGACCAAATGACGAGCCCTCGCCTCTTTCTTCTGAAGAGTACTCTATAAATCTAGTGGAAACATTTCTGCACAAACTAGATTCTGGACACCAGTGTGCGGAAATGCTTCTGCTACATTTTTAGGGTTTGTCTACATTTTTTGGGCTCTGGATAAGGAATTAAAGGAGTGCAGCAATAACTGCACTGTCTAAAAGTTTGtgcttattttcttgtaaatttgaatATTGCATATTGAAATTTTTGTTTATGATCtatgaatgtttttcttaaaatttacaaagctttgtaaattagattttctttaataaaatgccatttgtgcaagatttctcaaagattaggtatatatttaaatggaagagaaaatatttttatgggagaaaaatacatttgaaccatgaaatttcatcttttaaataacATCCAGTACAGATTTCTGTGTAAGCTTTTTTTTccaagttcattcattcactagtagtttattgagcatctactatttgCAGTATAGCTAACAAAGCCAAAATTTGGTGGGATACGAATAAAAGATGGTAAGtacaatgaggaaaatgaagtgGGGATGAGGTTGGAGACTCGCATGAGGACTGACCTTGGAGGAAGTGTAGGATTCTGGAGATGAATTGGAATGCAAGGCATACTGAGATCTGCCCTAAAGATGCCAAGCCA is drawn from Homo sapiens chromosome 15, GRCh38.p14 Primary Assembly and contains these coding sequences:
- the COXFA4L3 gene encoding normal mucosa of esophagus-specific gene 1 protein, with product MSFFQLLMKRKELIPLVVFMTVAAGGASSFAVYSLWKTDVILDRKKNPEPWETVDPTVPQKLITINQQWKPIEELQNVQRVTK